CAGATAGACATGCAAACGCTCGTTTAGAGGATAATTAAGAATTCATGAATTTTTTGATTTTCAAAAGATTTAATATAAATAAAATTTATAGTATCATTAAATAAGATTTTTAAAATTTATTTCCCTTAGGTGATTATGATGGTAGTTACTGTTGAAGATATTCAAAAAAGGATTATTCCAATTGTTATGAAATACGGTATTAATAGCATCAGTCTTTTTGGTTCTTATGCGAAAGGAAATGCAAATGAGGATAGTGATTTGGATTTCGTAATGGATAAAGGGGAATTAAGAGGTTTAATTCAATATATGTCCCTAGTTGAGGATTTAGAAGAAGAATTCAATTGTCATGTCGATTTGGTATCTAAAGGAAGTTCTAATAAAAATTTTTTAAATGCCATTAAAAAGGATGAGGTATTATTGTATGAACGAGAAAGATAAAAAGACAGTTGAAAGCATTATTTTCTATTGTAATCGTATGCAGGCCCATGTGGATCGCTTTGGGGATGACAAAGGGATTTATTTATCTGATATTCAATTTCAAGATGCTTGTTCTTCAGTTATAATAAATATTGGTGAATTTGTTGGAAGATTGTCTGATGAATTCAAATCAGAATATCCTGATATTCTTGGAGCAAGATTATTTGTATGAGAAATATACACGCTCATAATTATGAATCCGTCATTGATGAAATTATTTGGGAAACTATTCAAGAAGACATACCTTATCTTAAACAATATCTCGAAAATGTTTTAAATGAATGAATTTTTACTTTTTTTATATTTCTGAGGAATTTTATGATACTTATTATAACTGGACACTTGGCTTATCCTTTAGTAAAGGAAATGGCTGATAAATCAAGTAAAGAAACGGTAGTTCATATAGCAGAAACACAAATAGCTGCTTTTTTAACTCCTAATCAAATAATAAAAGAAATACATGAGTATTTCTCAGATAGGTTAGATGATATTGACTTGATTTTAGTTCCTGGTTTAATAAGAAAAGATACTTTTTTAATTGCAGAGGAATTTAAAATTCCTTGTTATAAGGCATCTACTGATGCAGCTGACCTTGCTATGGTTTTAGACCTTGTAGATGATTTAGAATTATCGCAGTCCACTCCTGCAGATAAACTCATTATTGAAGAGAAGAAAAAACAAGCTTTAAAATTCATTGAAGACTTTGAAAATGATATGGAAAAAAGAGATGAACTCTTAAAGAAGGAAAATAATATTCTTGTTAGAAACCTTCCAGTAGGTGAGGATTTCCCAATGAGAGTATTATCTGAAATAGCAAGTGCCCCTATTTTATCAAAAGAAGAATTAATCAGAAAAGCAGAGTTCTTTGTTGCTTCTGGTTCTGATATGATAGATATTGGTATGATTGCAGGTGAAGATAGATCTGATGAAATACCAGATTTAATAGATACATTAAGACCTATTGTTGGAGATAGGCCTTTAAGTATTGACACCTTAAATCCTAAAGAAATTGAAGCTGCTGTAAATCATGGGATTGACTTGGTTTTAAGTTTAGATAATGGTAATTATGCAGAAATTCTTCCATTATTGAAAGAGAAGAATGTTCCAGCTGTGATTTTGCCAACCAATTTCTCTGAAGGCTTTGTGCCTCATAGTCCAGAAGAGCGTGTTGAATCTATGAAAAAACTAGTTTCAAATTGTGAAGGTATTGATCTAGTATGTGATTTGATACTTGATCCGGTAAATAGTGCAAGTATTGTAGATTCTATTATTTCATTTTATGATTTTCATAAACTTGATAAAAAACCAATGTTCTTTGGAATTGGCAATGTTATTGAACTTATGGATACGGATTCTGTAGGTGCAAATGCATTACTTGCAGGTATAGCTATGGAACTTGGTGCAAGTATTCTATTTACTCCTGAAGAAAGTGGAAAAACTCATGGTAGTGTAAGAGAATTGGCTATTGCTTCTAAAATGATGTTTTTAGCTAAAAATAGACAATCTATTCCAAAGGATTTAGGAATTGATCTTCTTGTATTTAAGGATAAAAGGAAAAGATTTGATTTAAAACAAGAGGATTATGAAGTTCAGATAGTTAAACAGGAAGAACCGATGAAATTTATAAGGGATAAAGCAGGTAGTTTTAAAATAAGAGCAGAACATGCAACATCTGTTAAAGATTCTTTTCTTCTAGTAACTCACTTTAAGAGAAATCAAGCAGATATAACTTTTAAAGGGAAAACAGCTCGTGAAATCTATGAAGAAATCATTAAAAAAGGATTAGTTACAAGGATGGAACATGCTGCATATTTAGGTAGTGAATTACAAAAAGCAGAAATAGCTATCTTAACTGGAAAGGAATATGTTCAAGACTTTGACTTATTCAAAGATCCAGAGGAATTTATCCAATAATATTATTTACTGATTTTTTACTATTTTTCATGAAACTTTTACTGTTTTTCATGAAACTTTCACTGTTTTTCGAAATTTTTTACTATTTTTCAAAATTTCTTATAATTTTCATTAATTTATTAATTTTTTCTAATCTATTTTTTTAAAATAAGAGCACTCTAATGATTTTTTTATTCCTAATTAATTTAAGGTAAAATGAATTAAGTTGAAATGAATCTAAATTTAAAATGTTTTTTAATTAAACTTTTTTTAATTAAACTAATTGTATTAGAAAAAGTAATTATCTATTAATAGTTTTAAGATTATTTAAATATACATGGTGCAAATGCAAATCCCTCCAAAAAGGAGGGTAAAAACAAAAAATAATGCAATTAATTTTTTAATTTTCATTCTATCACATGATTATTTCTTTTTAATGGATTATTTTAATAATTATTATTTTACAATCCAAATCAATTAAATCATTGAAATCTATTAGTTTTTATAGTATAAAACAATAAATTATTTATATAAATTAAACAAATATTTAATATACTATATACTACAATATATATTTTTTATATTTTTTTAATTAAAAATTTGTTATGTATTTAAATATTTTCTTAAAATCTATTATAATTTTATATATTAAATTAACTAAAAAAGGTTTTTAAATGACAGATGAAGAATTAGCTATAAATGAGATAGAAAAAAAGCTTGAAAGTACTGGATATATCTCTAATAATGAAATTAGTACTGCAGTCTTTTTGTCTTTATCTTTAAATAAACCGGTCTTAATTGAAGGACCTCCTGGTGTAGGTAAAACAGAACTTGCAAAGGCTGTAGCTCAATCTTTAGGTAGGGACTTCTTTAGGATTCAATGTTATGAAGGAATTACATTCGAGCAAATTGTTGGAGAATGGAATTATCAAAAACAATTATTACATCTAGAAGCTTTTAAAGGAAGTAAAAAAGGTGAAGATTCAATATTTGAAAATGATTTCTTTATAAGAAGACCACTTTTAACTTCTTTTATGAATAACAACCCGTCCCTTCTTCTTATTGATGAAATTGATAAGGCTGATGAAGAAGTTGAAAGTTTCTTACTTCAAGCTTTAGGTGAAAAACAAATTACTGTAAATGATTTAGGTACTTTTGATTTGCAAAATGATTTAGTAGTAATGTTAACTTCAAATGCTCAAAGAAATTTACTTGAAGAAACAAAGGACAGATGTTTGTTTTTATATATTTCTTATCCTTCAGTTGAGCGTGAAATTGCTATTGTTAAAGCGAGATTGCCAGATGCAGAAAATGGTTTAGTTAAAAAAGTTGTTAATATTGTTCAAAGAATTAGATCATTTAACTTAAATAAAAAACCATCTGTAAGAGCTTCAATTGATTGGGTTCACTCTGTAATGCATTTAGATAAAGATTATAAAAATGTAGATGGTGCACTTCAAGAAAGTATTGGAGTAGCTATTAAAACAGAACCAGACAAAGCAAAAGTTATGAAAGAAATTTTTAATAATGAGTTTGTAAATGACTAGAATTTAGTTAAATATTTTAATAATGAGTTTGTAAATGACTAGAATTTAGTTAAATAATTCTAATCAGTTTAACTAGTTTAAAAATATCTTGATTATTAATCTATTAGTTAAAGGTTTTAACATGAAAGAGAGAATAGTAAGATTATCAAATGATTTAAGAGGTCAAGGAATGCCTGTAAGTATTAGGTCTACTCAATCTGCTATAGATACCTATAATATCCTTGGAGATGATGATTTAGACATTTTAAAAAATGCCTTTAGATCCATTTATGTTAAAAGTAAATATGATATTCCTAAATTTGATGAATCCTTTGATGGCTTTTTTGTTAAAAAACAAGTGAAATCTTTAACTGATGAACTGAATAGAGCTAGCAAACCTAGTAGTATGAAGGGTAAACTTTCTCAACATGAATGGAAAATCACTAAGCAAAATGGTTTAGGTGGACAAAAAATTCAAATGGGTGCAGAACAAGCTATGGAATACTTTGCAGGAACACCAGTTCTTGAAGAGAGAAATAAAGATTTGGCTCGTGATAATGATATTTTAAACAGTGAATTATCTAAACTAAATAAATATGATGAAAGAATATTTGAACTTTGTGTAGAACTTGGTCGTAAAATTGCAAATAAACAATCAAGAAGAAAAAGATTAGCTCGTTCAAATAAGATTGACATTCGCCGTACTATGAGACAAAATATGAAGTATGGTGGAGTACCAATAGACTTAGTTCATGTTAAAAAGAAGCCACATAAGAAACAACATTTATTCTTAAATGATGTCAGTGGATCTTGTGAATGGATTAGTAGCTGGTTTTTCATGTTGATGTTTGCATGTCAAAAATCATTTAAAGACTCACGTATGTTTGAATTTGATAATAAAACAATAGAAACAACTGAGTTTCTTAAAGAAAAATATATGGTAAATGCTTTTGCTGAGATTAGATTACTACGTATGCGTAATATGATGGTTAGAGGAACATCTAATATGTTTACTGCATTTGAATCATTTATGAAACAGGTGGATATAAGTAACAAATCTTATATAATTCTTCTTTCAGACTGTAGAGATTGGGCAGGTCCAAAAGTTAATGGTATACCTGCAAGTGTTGAACTTATTTCTAAAATGTCAACTATGGCTAAAAAAATAATTATTTTAAATCCAGAAGATAAAAAGAAATGGGATGTAGTAGATAGCTGTGTTTCATTGTATAGGGGAGCAGGTGCTCAGGTTTATGAAGTAAGTACACTAAATCAGTTAGCAGAGTTTGTAGCTGATATGTAATTAAGAATTATTTTGAATAGTTTAAAAACCATTTAAAATATTTCAGATTTAAAAAATATATACAAAAATATTATTAATCTTATAAAGGATGACTTTAAAAAATACCTATAAAAATATTATTAATCTTATAAAGGATGACTTTATTATGGAATCTTGTACTAAATGTGGAAATCCAAATGTTATTATTAAAAGAAAGGCCTCTGGACAAGCTTTATGTAAAGATTGTTTTATAAAAAGCATTGAAAAAAAGGTTATTCAAACCATAAAGAAAGAAAACTTTATTGAAAAAGGAGATAAGGTTTTAGTTGCTTTATCTGGAGGAAAAGATAGTGTAGTAACTCTTGAAATTCTTAATTCTTATGCTGAAAGACATATTATAGAATTATGTGCAGTAACTATTGATGAAGGAATTGCAGGTTATAGAGAAGAAGGGGTTGAAATAGCTAAAGCCCATGCTAAAAGATTAGGAATTCCACATAAAGTTGTATCATTTAAAGAAAGTTTTGGAATTGACTTAGATGAGATTATGGCTCGTGATGACCATAGAGGATCTTGTACCTACTGCGGTGTATTTAGACGTTGGATAATTAATAGAGCTGCAAGAGAATTTAAAGCAACAAAAATTGCTACAGGTCATAATTTAGATGATGAAACTCAAGCTATTTTAATGAATTATTTAGAGGGAAATACTGAAAATTTAGCAAAAATAGGTCCTAAAACTGAATCTAAAAGTGAATTGTTTACTGTAAAAATTAAACCACTTAGAGAAATTCCAGAAAAAGAAATTGGTCTTTATGCATTAGCCAAAGGTTTGGATATTCATTTAGCAGCTTGCCCTTATGCTCAAGAATCTTTTAGAATGGAAGTTTCTAATATTTTAAAAGATTTAACTAAAGAACATCCGACAATAATGTATTCTACACTTAGAGGATTTGATAAAATAAGGCCAGCTATTCGTCAAGAATTAGCTCATGATTATGAATTTGATAGATGCAAACGTTGTGGAGAACCATCATCTAATAAGCTATGTAGAGCTTGTACATTCTTAGAAGAATTGGGAAAATGATATTTTGTGGAGATTGTACATTTTTAGAAGAATTGGGAAAATAATTTTAAAAACTTATAAAAGTGATTCATATGAATTTTAAATTTACTATTAAAGACAAAACAGAAGAAAGGTCAACTGATAAAAAAATAACCATTAAAGACCTTTTAGATGATTTAGATTTATCTTCAGAAACTATGGTATCTAAAAAGAATGGAAATATTGTAGTTGAAGATGCTTTAATTGAAGATGAAGATGAAATAGAATTTATTCAAATTATCTATGGAGGATAATGGGATTTTTTAAAATATTTAAATTAGTTTTTGGATATTTTGATTATTATCATAAATATTTAAATTAGTTTTTGGATATTTTGATTATTGTTATGATTTAAAAATTTTATTCTAATTTATTGGTAGTGATACTATTAAAGTTTATTACGAATGTGGGGCCTGTTTTTTAAGACAAGCTAAAGAGGCCATTGAACTTGCAACAGATGATGAAGAGTTAAAATTTAAATTAATTAAAGATATTTTATCCTTTGTTGGAGAAAATTTCTCTAAAGAATTGTCTTCAAATGCTACTGGAACTAGGATTCATCAGTACATTAAAAAGGAAACTGGATGCTTTGATCCTTATATTAATGAAAAAAAGCAAGGAAATGAAATTGCACTTTCTTTAATGCCGAAGGTAAGAGAAATTTTAAAAGAAGATGATAGCTTGGAAACTTATGTTAAAATAGCTATTGTAGGTAATATTCTTGATTTTGGCG
Above is a genomic segment from Methanobrevibacter olleyae containing:
- a CDS encoding nucleotidyltransferase family protein is translated as MVVTVEDIQKRIIPIVMKYGINSISLFGSYAKGNANEDSDLDFVMDKGELRGLIQYMSLVEDLEEEFNCHVDLVSKGSSNKNFLNAIKKDEVLLYERER
- a CDS encoding ribonuclease HepT family protein, with the translated sequence MNEKDKKTVESIIFYCNRMQAHVDRFGDDKGIYLSDIQFQDACSSVIINIGEFVGRLSDEFKSEYPDILGARLFV
- a CDS encoding HepT-like ribonuclease domain-containing protein codes for the protein MRNIHAHNYESVIDEIIWETIQEDIPYLKQYLENVLNE
- a CDS encoding dihydropteroate synthase-like protein → MILIITGHLAYPLVKEMADKSSKETVVHIAETQIAAFLTPNQIIKEIHEYFSDRLDDIDLILVPGLIRKDTFLIAEEFKIPCYKASTDAADLAMVLDLVDDLELSQSTPADKLIIEEKKKQALKFIEDFENDMEKRDELLKKENNILVRNLPVGEDFPMRVLSEIASAPILSKEELIRKAEFFVASGSDMIDIGMIAGEDRSDEIPDLIDTLRPIVGDRPLSIDTLNPKEIEAAVNHGIDLVLSLDNGNYAEILPLLKEKNVPAVILPTNFSEGFVPHSPEERVESMKKLVSNCEGIDLVCDLILDPVNSASIVDSIISFYDFHKLDKKPMFFGIGNVIELMDTDSVGANALLAGIAMELGASILFTPEESGKTHGSVRELAIASKMMFLAKNRQSIPKDLGIDLLVFKDKRKRFDLKQEDYEVQIVKQEEPMKFIRDKAGSFKIRAEHATSVKDSFLLVTHFKRNQADITFKGKTAREIYEEIIKKGLVTRMEHAAYLGSELQKAEIAILTGKEYVQDFDLFKDPEEFIQ
- a CDS encoding AAA family ATPase, with protein sequence MTDEELAINEIEKKLESTGYISNNEISTAVFLSLSLNKPVLIEGPPGVGKTELAKAVAQSLGRDFFRIQCYEGITFEQIVGEWNYQKQLLHLEAFKGSKKGEDSIFENDFFIRRPLLTSFMNNNPSLLLIDEIDKADEEVESFLLQALGEKQITVNDLGTFDLQNDLVVMLTSNAQRNLLEETKDRCLFLYISYPSVEREIAIVKARLPDAENGLVKKVVNIVQRIRSFNLNKKPSVRASIDWVHSVMHLDKDYKNVDGALQESIGVAIKTEPDKAKVMKEIFNNEFVND
- a CDS encoding VWA domain-containing protein, with protein sequence MKERIVRLSNDLRGQGMPVSIRSTQSAIDTYNILGDDDLDILKNAFRSIYVKSKYDIPKFDESFDGFFVKKQVKSLTDELNRASKPSSMKGKLSQHEWKITKQNGLGGQKIQMGAEQAMEYFAGTPVLEERNKDLARDNDILNSELSKLNKYDERIFELCVELGRKIANKQSRRKRLARSNKIDIRRTMRQNMKYGGVPIDLVHVKKKPHKKQHLFLNDVSGSCEWISSWFFMLMFACQKSFKDSRMFEFDNKTIETTEFLKEKYMVNAFAEIRLLRMRNMMVRGTSNMFTAFESFMKQVDISNKSYIILLSDCRDWAGPKVNGIPASVELISKMSTMAKKIIILNPEDKKKWDVVDSCVSLYRGAGAQVYEVSTLNQLAEFVADM
- a CDS encoding TIGR00269 family protein, with amino-acid sequence MESCTKCGNPNVIIKRKASGQALCKDCFIKSIEKKVIQTIKKENFIEKGDKVLVALSGGKDSVVTLEILNSYAERHIIELCAVTIDEGIAGYREEGVEIAKAHAKRLGIPHKVVSFKESFGIDLDEIMARDDHRGSCTYCGVFRRWIINRAAREFKATKIATGHNLDDETQAILMNYLEGNTENLAKIGPKTESKSELFTVKIKPLREIPEKEIGLYALAKGLDIHLAACPYAQESFRMEVSNILKDLTKEHPTIMYSTLRGFDKIRPAIRQELAHDYEFDRCKRCGEPSSNKLCRACTFLEELGK
- a CDS encoding MoaD/ThiS family protein → MNFKFTIKDKTEERSTDKKITIKDLLDDLDLSSETMVSKKNGNIVVEDALIEDEDEIEFIQIIYGG